One window of Geotoga petraea genomic DNA carries:
- a CDS encoding ABC transporter ATP-binding protein encodes MLKVENLKVNYGHVSAVKDISFKIDKGEIVSILGANGAGKTSTLFGTMGIVKSTSKINFQGEDLSKASTEEKVKKGLVLAPEDRRVFPQLSVEENLKLGSFARGNEKENFEKVYDLFPVLKERKRQQAGSLSGGEQQMLAVGRALMSSPEILMLDEPSLGLAPLITDEIFDVLVQLKETGVGILLVEQNALRSLKISDRAYILEIGRIAIQGDAKDLLNDESVKKAYLGI; translated from the coding sequence ATGCTTAAAGTAGAGAATTTAAAAGTAAATTACGGACACGTTAGCGCTGTGAAAGATATTTCCTTTAAAATAGATAAAGGTGAAATTGTTAGCATTCTTGGTGCTAATGGAGCTGGAAAAACATCTACTCTTTTTGGCACTATGGGAATAGTAAAATCTACATCAAAAATAAATTTTCAAGGAGAAGATTTGAGTAAGGCTTCTACTGAAGAAAAAGTAAAAAAAGGGCTTGTTTTAGCTCCTGAAGACAGAAGAGTTTTTCCTCAATTATCGGTAGAAGAGAATTTAAAATTGGGAAGTTTTGCCAGAGGTAATGAGAAAGAAAACTTTGAAAAGGTTTATGACCTATTTCCAGTTTTAAAAGAAAGAAAGAGACAACAAGCTGGTTCGTTATCTGGAGGAGAACAACAAATGCTTGCAGTTGGAAGGGCGTTAATGAGCTCTCCAGAGATTTTGATGTTAGACGAACCTTCTTTGGGATTAGCTCCTCTAATAACTGACGAGATATTTGATGTTTTAGTTCAGTTAAAGGAAACAGGAGTTGGAATTTTACTTGTTGAACAAAATGCTTTAAGATCACTAAAAATAAGTGATAGAGCATATATATTAGAGATTGGAAGAATAGCAATTCAAGGTGATGCTAAAGATTTATTGAATGATGAATCAGTTAAAAAAGCGTATTTAGGAATATAG
- a CDS encoding ABC transporter ATP-binding protein, translated as MLEVKNVTVSFGGLIAVKDMTMNVKKGIIHSLIGPNGAGKTTLFNVITRVIQPVKGSVSYEENSLMDLRPEQIIYKGISRTFQNLQLFSGMNVYDNILSGYIHNYDKNIFYLFSKNRSHFESEARERILEISELLQIKNRLSSYPASLSYGILKRVEIARAIVSNPKLLLFDEPAAGLNHNETSEIRDIMRLLKNQGKTILLVEHDMNLVMKISDRITVMSFGEKIAEGTPEEVGNNEEVIKVYLGESENA; from the coding sequence ATGTTAGAAGTTAAAAATGTTACGGTATCCTTTGGTGGTTTAATAGCTGTAAAAGATATGACAATGAATGTGAAAAAAGGAATTATTCATTCGCTTATAGGACCCAATGGAGCGGGTAAAACAACTCTGTTTAACGTAATTACAAGAGTTATCCAACCTGTTAAGGGAAGTGTGTCATATGAAGAAAATTCTCTTATGGATTTAAGGCCAGAACAAATTATATATAAAGGAATTAGTAGAACATTCCAAAATCTTCAGTTGTTTAGCGGAATGAACGTTTATGATAATATCTTGTCCGGATATATACATAATTATGACAAAAATATATTTTACCTTTTTTCAAAAAATAGATCACATTTTGAATCAGAAGCTAGAGAAAGAATACTGGAAATTTCTGAGTTATTACAAATAAAGAATAGGTTGAGTTCTTATCCAGCATCGTTATCTTATGGAATTTTAAAAAGAGTAGAAATAGCTAGAGCTATAGTATCCAATCCAAAATTATTGTTGTTTGATGAGCCTGCTGCAGGGCTTAATCATAACGAGACTTCTGAAATAAGAGATATTATGAGACTTTTAAAAAATCAAGGAAAAACAATTTTGTTGGTTGAACATGATATGAATTTGGTTATGAAAATTTCAGATAGAATTACTGTAATGAGTTTCGGAGAAAAAATTGCTGAAGGAACTCCTGAAGAGGTTGGAAATAATGAAGAAGTAATAAAAGTTTATTTGGGGGAGAGTGAAAATGCTTAA
- a CDS encoding ABC transporter substrate-binding protein: MKKVLTLLVALLMVVGLFAEVGVTDDEILIGSFQALSGPISSIGQPMTKGMQAYFDWVNDNGGVNGRKINLLVADDQFNPAKTTVEVKRLVESDKVFSIVGGLGTPGVLAVMDYLNSNKVPFVYQGSGTSLLSFPPKEFVFPVQPNYTVEGNIVANYFADVGYTKIAIVYRNADDGKEFREAAQELLESRGIKATYIPINPSAEDFSAEVTRLLTNRPEAIGVMLYGTQAPNFIKQAKQYGLRDVEYVTSYANASVTFIDMLGNAAEGVRSMAWVDVDFTDPETPALKIYGEYNNGEIPNAYAVAGLIAAETFTEAVRRAGDNLTRESLVNALETFDDWQGDIASGITYYDFEGSNKDISRIGKDSMYILEVKDGVFERFTDWLYYMEY; encoded by the coding sequence ATGAAAAAAGTATTAACACTTTTGGTAGCTTTACTTATGGTAGTAGGGCTTTTTGCCGAAGTTGGAGTAACAGATGACGAAATATTGATAGGTTCTTTCCAAGCTTTGTCTGGCCCTATTTCTTCTATTGGACAACCAATGACAAAAGGTATGCAAGCATACTTTGATTGGGTAAACGACAATGGAGGAGTAAATGGAAGAAAAATTAACTTGTTAGTTGCAGATGACCAATTTAATCCAGCAAAAACAACAGTTGAAGTAAAAAGATTAGTAGAAAGCGATAAAGTATTTTCTATTGTTGGTGGCTTAGGAACTCCAGGTGTATTAGCTGTTATGGATTACTTGAATTCAAATAAAGTTCCGTTTGTTTATCAAGGTTCAGGTACATCATTATTGAGTTTTCCACCAAAAGAATTCGTTTTCCCAGTACAACCAAACTACACAGTAGAAGGAAACATCGTTGCCAACTATTTTGCTGACGTTGGTTACACAAAGATTGCAATTGTTTACAGAAATGCTGATGATGGTAAAGAATTCAGAGAAGCTGCACAAGAATTATTAGAATCAAGAGGGATAAAAGCAACATACATTCCTATTAATCCTTCAGCAGAAGATTTCTCTGCAGAAGTAACAAGATTGTTAACAAATAGACCTGAAGCAATTGGAGTTATGCTTTATGGAACACAAGCTCCTAACTTCATAAAACAAGCAAAACAATATGGTTTAAGAGATGTTGAATACGTTACTTCTTATGCTAATGCAAGTGTAACTTTCATTGATATGTTAGGAAATGCCGCTGAAGGTGTTAGATCAATGGCATGGGTTGATGTAGACTTTACTGATCCTGAAACACCAGCATTAAAAATTTATGGTGAATACAACAATGGAGAAATCCCTAATGCATACGCTGTTGCTGGTTTAATCGCTGCTGAAACATTTACAGAAGCAGTAAGAAGAGCTGGAGACAACTTAACTAGAGAATCATTGGTAAATGCATTAGAAACCTTCGATGATTGGCAAGGAGATATTGCTTCTGGAATAACTTATTACGACTTTGAAGGGTCAAACAAAGATATCTCAAGAATTGGTAAAGATTCTATGTACATACTGGAAGTTAAAGACGGTGTATTTGAGAGATTTACTGATTGGCTTTACTACATGGAATATTAA
- a CDS encoding branched-chain amino acid ABC transporter permease, which produces MAFIQNVLLGIPQGALYGLMAFGIALIFKTVFVMNFAHGSSGMMAAFFAFSVYSWTQNLFIAIIGALIFGFILAQLIERFLMRPVKHLSHAAMIIITLGLLMIFEGLSIIIWGTDYQQFPQIAEGAPFLMNLGDNLLVLPLNDLVNMVIALSVTVALALFLKFTKLGTAIRARSQDEVGASVVGININKVDALVWGIGISLAALVAVLAAPRTYVHPQMMTNYQLYGFTAGVLGGFYNLFGAIAGGLLLGIMEKLVGYYISPDYQLSIILILIIVVLVVKPTGLFGSKFEGRV; this is translated from the coding sequence ATGGCATTTATACAAAATGTATTATTAGGAATACCTCAGGGTGCTCTTTATGGATTGATGGCTTTTGGTATTGCTTTAATATTTAAAACAGTGTTTGTAATGAATTTTGCCCATGGATCATCTGGTATGATGGCAGCATTTTTCGCATTTTCAGTATATTCATGGACACAAAATTTGTTCATAGCAATAATTGGAGCTTTAATATTTGGATTTATCTTAGCTCAATTAATAGAAAGATTTTTAATGAGACCAGTTAAACATCTTTCTCATGCTGCTATGATCATAATAACTCTCGGTTTGTTGATGATTTTCGAAGGTCTTTCCATAATAATTTGGGGAACTGATTACCAACAATTTCCGCAAATTGCAGAAGGTGCCCCATTTCTAATGAATTTAGGAGATAATTTATTAGTTTTACCTCTAAACGATTTGGTTAATATGGTAATTGCCTTATCAGTTACTGTTGCATTGGCATTGTTCCTTAAATTTACTAAGTTAGGAACAGCTATAAGAGCGAGATCACAGGATGAAGTTGGAGCTTCTGTAGTTGGTATTAATATAAATAAAGTAGATGCATTAGTTTGGGGAATTGGTATTTCATTAGCAGCATTGGTTGCTGTTTTAGCTGCACCTAGAACTTATGTTCATCCACAGATGATGACTAATTATCAACTATATGGTTTCACAGCAGGTGTATTAGGTGGTTTTTATAACCTATTTGGTGCTATTGCTGGTGGACTTTTGCTTGGTATTATGGAAAAATTAGTTGGATATTACATATCACCAGACTATCAATTATCTATTATCCTAATATTAATTATAGTAGTGCTTGTTGTTAAGCCTACAGGCCTCTTTGGATCTAAATTTGAAGGGAGAGTCTGA